In Cydia pomonella isolate Wapato2018A chromosome 27, ilCydPomo1, whole genome shotgun sequence, a single genomic region encodes these proteins:
- the LOC133532400 gene encoding titin-like isoform X1, whose protein sequence is MEVEVRLTRTGEEPWGFRLIGGTDFNMPLTVVKVLPDSPADFAGIRNGDTVASIQGKKAATMTHDGAKAAVAAAADSLNIGVMRGLYDLTLDDYDPIDDPLDQDDFDQPSHPTEVFQVQQFGDTPLDSKEPSRSRTGSRGNLDRRSLSEGRCDPYEQRSLTESPYFLNTKPYRPFSTEPSPIPPLEKPIILNPNYHDEFGTFDDGLEPPVDLPKVDEFAGILSEKSRYKLPISKQYDPDGSKLNKTKEITTVTKTVEEKVVTEEIVTKEVKVTSVEERLVKEQKEDAKFMKKMKKDIDMDKIEMTATSIVDESIEKAVTVAGEIKKEIDLELSAISSESKTSSSDMETVVMAPDRKKIIKEVSEMSETVKKTDDYVVKKSDVSVAKEVAKFEKDDRQIIIDERQEFRKQELQETIESGSVRRKSQMYDGDVKMADMKVEKTSVDETIESGSVRRKSEMFDNDVKKTDCKVEKKFIDETIESGSVRSKSEMFDKNVEMKSVDDAKIERRQSKRISDQKDIKAVQSAQHKQTSEFKTEKISTTTESVHKSDESKTKEAKYSTAKLLAEQRAYTIGLQTIPHIRGTVQSNYHYDLLLKTFFIHLTDVMVALSRFILAEPVLSKPLETKPEVKKEVTEVSQVERDVVSNTTVVKDSVIDRKKTEKLETKDLQIREKKEKVEKVADVIKQDHVREVKQHEYTDYVQKIQQESEKREKCILSGAEMAQLSDKKSGELITKMDGVITEFQTKAGLEEEITMQRERRSRSRSKVDEEIVKDAMPQNALSRVDIKSQEITEVKTTSSVLDSKEMKTETKHESIDIKRETKHEASGVSSKNGKNTYISICEAHVYTNKNSIFDEIAEIPETASVESIKETNIALEANEAMITERVAIESQSQMKQEAEAVVESHEISSTKTEEVIVQEKQVSVQETDVQKSFIEIESNKAAIIEKVDINQPIVELHEDIVDKAVSVEIKNQMNIQEIETSEYIDELNVVKEESIEITESHDIKEVQVLEDISVKAKKESIDIEEIKEETIQDVKESIYIIEEDVNVSKEEIVSVKEEAIAVQEVKESESNVNIEDIKVTEQIAVVQGTTEISEKSLEVKDEYAQLKVTKEEITELEENVEIDQEIEVYIKKSVHIAESENQYQSFISGSSIQNAEYVQESCFTARSTEDSSFTSSVVQESTFMARSTEDAKKQLTLDLDSKIKKSDSQSSVKSTISTPTPSTVPPTPLTDEYVFRLQMPLPKLTGPPVPRSPSPQDEDPHIVKKNLVPHIDTEIIEEVVYETPLPTPPEDKSSPPKFTKPGLKGGNIKYTFFKEEIKEIERKSSLLASAIDQTIKSIEEYKEEVGLETNVDNPLVYNGYAKVIDTKVYKDKLDEVNIEKQIVKNTENINKIVENRANSAEDLINRFHLNGMPVNVTVTLENNVANSVTEAIENKMGESVENVCVDGYRPVPFNPEDAPHLERVEIRIPEPIPTVDPGKAFVAENGEIMGTHQGIVDGLEEAVVDEEIAKDLGKPGMTEEKIAAIISGESEMLREAHVMGLTRVLKSHMHRDNDDSSVDFKKIKPIVESLKDSEVLKALNEEFVKTQEEKKKEERKWTKFLQKPARPVPKAKFGYHGWTANDDEVKESPYKVKIVKQPKPKVAPDYKPQDFNTGPLPWEERAVNEPPPPPVEAEPPILIPEEKPVFLEAIDNLPETAVPDLEETGIELPPEKSIEEPAPEAEPEAPKETEVEKVEETKKEEPCNRVVEETSNSESEMENRIAEQLMKNVEGMVDPNAPLEQQLAQMRAQLAALAQLPGVIQQTLELVTRQLCQITQQEAQSHHTVKQEQMAIESSEMIEESNETSETIIEDVTEEKDETQIEEVVENGIKEEVKETKTVVEVKQTKMEEVKKVQMTRSDEEMQKMKREEQEILDEQRRIEKQKKELTNELLGQEYEEMLQETPHEIALRFINKVMANPQRDQESCQKQRPSISSSNGPKTEDKKELMADLQLDQEARQLKQRPTPRVGKPKPVFGPLTPSERPVVLPGGRKWRKPKDAYNDAFIAETLTAQAELIQGKALGNTYESVHLPYDERVNFMKYEKPPITTDHLKNSEVYKLIHGMEQEPVKRVELLTPVIAEADYRELPSKLEYLKDSEVYKMIHDEEKEPLRGVKMLQYIIAETRYQEKCRSVTPSADMRR, encoded by the exons ATGGAGGTAGAAGTACGGCTCACGAGGACGGGGGAAGAGCCCTGGGGCTTCAGACTCATCGGGGGCACCGATTTCAACATGCCACTCACCGTCGTCAAG GTCCTACCCGACTCACCAGCAGATTTCGCCGGCATTCGCAACGGCGACACCGTCGCTAGCATACAGGGGAAAAAAGCGGCCACCATGACACATGACGGGGCTAAAGCGGCTGTGGCGGCGGCAGCGGACAGCCTCAATATTGGAGTGATGCG CGGTCTCTACGACCTGACGCTCGACGACTACGACCCGATCGACGACCCGTTAGACCAGGACGATTTCGACCAGCCCTCTCATCCGACTGAGGTATTCCAAGTACAGCAATTCGGTGACACCCCCCTCGACTCCAAAGAGCCTAGTCGGTCCCGCACTGGATCCCGGGGTAACCTCGACCGGAGGTCTCTTAGCGAAGGTCGCTGTGATCCGTACGAACAGAGGTCCTTAACTGAATCCCCTTACTTCCTCAACACCAAACCGTATAGACCTTTTTCCACTGAGCCTTCCCCAATCCCTCCTTTAGAGAAGCCTATTATTCTTAATCCTAATTACCATGATGAATTTGGCACATTTGATGATGGCCTTGAGCCACCTGTTGATCTTCCCAAAGTTGATGAATTTGCGGGGATCCTTAGTGAAAAAAGTAGATATAAACTCCCAATTTCAAAACAGTATGATCCTGATGGATCTAAGCTTAATAAAACGAAAGAAATAACGACAGTCACTAAGACCGTAGAAGAGAAGGTAGTAACAGAAGAGATAGTGACTAAGGAAGTGAAAGTTACTTCAGTAGAAGAAAGATTGGTTAAAGAGCAAAAGGAAGATGCCaagtttatgaaaaaaatgaagAAGGATATTGATATGGATAAGATAGAAATGACTGCTACAAGCATTGTTGATGAGAGTATTGAGAAAGCTGTAACCGTAGCTggtgaaattaaaaaagaaattgaTCTTGAACTGAGTGCTATATCCTCAGAATCTAAAACTAGCTCATCTGACATGGAAACTGTGGTCATGGCAcctgatagaaaaaaaattatcaaagaGGTTAGTGAAATGAGTGAAACTGTTAAGAAAACTGATGATTATGTTGTTAAAAAGAGTGATGTTAGTGTTGCTAAAGAGGTTGCCAAATTTGAAAAAGATGACAGACAAATTATCATTGACGAACGTCAAGAATTTCGGAAACAGGAGTTACAAGAAACTATAGAAAGTGGTAGCGTGAGAAGGAAGTCACAAATGTATGATGGAGACGTTAAAATGGCAGATATGAAAGTCGAAAAGACATCTGTAGATGAAACTATAGAAAGTGGTAGTGTGAGAAGAAAGTCAGAAATGTTTGATAACGATGTGAAAAAGACCGATTGTAAAGTAGAAAAGAAATTTATAGATGAGACTATAGAAAGTGGAAGTGTACGaagcaaatctgaaatgtttGATAAAAACGTTGAAATGAAATCTGTGGACGATGCCAAAATTGAGAGAAGGCAGTCTAAAAGAATATCTGAccaaaaagatattaaagcagTGCAATCGGCTCAGCACAAGCAAACATCTGAatttaaaacagaaaaaatCTCTACAACTACCGAGAGCGTACATAAATCAGACGAAAGCAAAACTAAAGAGGCTAAATATAGTACAGCTAAATTGCTAGCAGAACAGAGAGCTTATACTATTGGATTACAAACTATTCCTCATATAAGAGGTACAGTGCAATCAAATTATCATTATGATTTATTGCTCAAAaccttttttatacatttgactgATGTCATGGTTGCTCTGTCCAGGTTTATTTTAGCTGAACCTGTATTGTCTAAGCCTTTAGAAACTAAACCAGAAGTTAAAAAAGAAGTAACTGAAGTTAGTCAAGTTGAAAGGGACGTAGTTTCTAATACGACAGTTGTGAAAGATTCTGTAATAGATCGTAAAAAAACTGAAAAGTTAGAAACCAAAGATTTGCAAATTAGAGAAAAAAAAGAGAAAGTTGAAAAAGTGGCTGACGTAATTAAACAAGATCACGTGAGGGAAGTAAAGCAGCATGAATATACGGATTACGTTCAAAAGATTCAACAAGAAAGTGAAAAAAGGGAGAAATGCATTTTGTCTGGTGCAGAAATGGCACAGTTAAGTGATAAAAAGTCGGGGGAATTGATAACTAAAATGGATGGAGTTATAACTGAATTCCAGACTAAAGCCGGTTTAGAGGAAGAGATTACTATGCAACGAGAAAGGAGGTCTAGAAGTAGAAGCAAAGTAGATGAAGAAATAGTGAAAGATGCCATGCCACAAAATGCACTTTCCAGAGTTGATATAAAATCCCAAGAGATTACTGAAGTAAAGACTACCAGTAGTGTCCTAGATTCAAAGGAGATGAAAACAGAAACAAAACATGAAAGTATAGACATTAAAAGAGAAACCAAACACGAAGCTAGTGGAGTTAGTAGTAAGAATGGTAAAAACACATACATATCTATATGTGAAGCTCATgtttatactaataaaaattcaatttttgatGAAATAGCAGAAATACCTGAAACCGCTTCAGTGGAAAGTATTAAGGAAACAAATATAGCATTAGAAGCTAACGAAGCAATGATTACAGAGCGCGTTGCTATAGAATCTCAATCTCAAATGAAACAAGAAGCAGAAGCTGTAGTCGAATCCCACGAAATTTCCAGCACCAAAACCGAGGAAGTTATTGTCCAAGAAAAACAAGTAAGCGTTCAAGAAACTGATGTCCAGAAATCTTTCATAGAGATTGAGAGTAACAAAGCGGCTATTATTGAAAAAGTAGACATAAATCAGCCAATCGTGGAATTACATGAGGATATTGTCGACAAGGCTGTTAGTGTCGAGattaaaaatcaaatgaatatacaggaaattgagacTTCTGAATATATAGATGAATTAAACGTTGTCAAGGAAGAATCAATAGAAATCACGGAATCACACGATATCAAAGAAGTACAGGTCTTGGAGGATATTTCTGTTAAAGCTAAGAAAGAATCCATCGACATTGAGGAAATTAAAGAGGAAACAATTCAAGATGTAAAAgaaagtatatatataattgaaGAAGACGTAAACGTATCAAAAGAAGAAATTGTTTCAGTAAAGGAAGAAGCGATTGCAGTTCAGGAGGTAAAAGAAAGTGAATCTAATGTGAACATTGAGGATATCAAAGTTACTGAACAAATAGCTGTCGTTCAAGGAACTACCGAAATCAGTGAAAAGAGCCTTGAAGTAAAAGATGAATACGCTCAGTTAAAAGTTACGAAAGAAGAAATAACAGAATTAGAGGAAAACGTTGAAATTGACCAAGAAATTgaagtttatattaaaaaatctgTTCATATTGCTGAATCAGAGAATCAATACCAATCTTTCATTTCAGGAAGTTCTATACAGAATGCAGAATACGTACAAGAATCTTGCTTTACTGCAAGATCTACTGAAGACTCTTCTTTCACTTCCAGCGTTGTCCAAGAATCTACTTTCATGGCCAGGTCTACTGAAGATGCTAAAAAACAGCTTACTCTAGATCTGGATTCAAAGATTAAAAAATCTGACTCACAATCCTCAGTGAAGAGCACTATTAGTACCCCTACTCCATCCACTGTCCCTCCCACTCCACTCACAGATGAGTACGTCTTCCGACTCCAAATGCCCCTCCCCAAGCTAACTGGTCCTCCTGTCCCAAGATCCCCAAGTCCCCAGGATGAGGATCCTCATATTGTTAAAAAGAATTTGGTCCCTCATATAGATACTGAAATTATTGAGGAAGTAGTGTATGAAACTCCGCTTCCAACCCCACCTGAGGATAAATCTTCACCGCCAAAGTTTACTAAACCAGGGTTGAAAGGGggtaatataaaatacacatttttcaaG GAGGAGATAAAAGAAATCGAAAGAAAGTCATCACTACTAGCCTCTGCTATCGACCAAACTATCAAATCAATTGAAGAGTACAAGGAAGAAGTAGGATTAGAAACCAACGTTGATAACCCTCTAGTTTACAACGGTTACGCCAAAGTTATAGACACTAAAGTATACAAAGATAAACTTGACGAAGTAAATATCGAAAAACAAATAGTCAAGAACAcagaaaacataaacaaaattgtAGAAAACAGAGCAAATTCTGCGGAAGATTTAATAAATAGGTTTCATCTTAATGGGATGCCAGTAAATGTGACTGTGACCCTTGAAAATAACGTGGCAAATTCAGTGACTGAagctattgaaaataaaatgggAGAATCAGTAGAAAATGTTTGCGTAGACGGATATAGACCCGTGCCTTTCAATCCCGAAGATGCACCTCATTTGGAGAGAGTGgaaattagaataccg GAGCCGATACCAACGGTAGACCCTGGCAAGGCATTTGTAGCAGAAAATGGCGAGATCATGGGTACACATCAGGGTATTGTAGACGGTTTAGAAGAAGCAGTAGTGGATGAAGAAATAGCCA AAGACCTAGGCAAACCTGGTATGACAGAAGAGAAGATCGCAGCAATAATATCTGGAGAATCAGAGATGCTAAGGGAGGCGCACGTTATGGG GCTGACACGGGTTTTAAAGTCGCATATGCATCGAGACAATGATGATTCCAGCGTCGATTTCAAGAAGATCAAACCTATAGTGGAATCGCTAAAGGATTCTGAAGTTCTCAAAGCTTTGAACGAGGAATTTGTTAAGACTCAAGAAGAGAAGAAGAAGGAAGAAAGAAAGTGGACCAAGTTCTTGCAGAAGCCGGCGCGGCCGGTGCCTAAAGCGAAGTTTGGATACCATGGATGGACGGCTAATGATGATGAAGTTAAAGAG TCGCCTTACAAAGTGAAAATAGTAAAACAGCCTAAACCCAAAGTAGCACCCGATTACAAACCGCAG GACTTCAACACGGGCCCGCTGCCGTGGGAAGAGCGAGCGGTCAACGAGCCACCCCCACCCCCAGTGGAGGCTGAACCCCCCATCTTGATACCTGAGGAGAAGCCAGTGTTTCTTGAGGCTATTGATAACCTACCGGAGACTGCTGTTCCGGATTTGGAGGAGACAG GAATTGAATTACCTCCTGAAAAGTCAATAGAGGAACCAGCACCAGAAGCAGAGCCGGAAGCTCCCAAAGAGACAGAAGttgaaaaagtagaagaaactAAGAAGGAAGAGCCCTGCAATAGAGTTGTAGAGGAGACCAGCAACAGCGAGAGCGAGATGGAGAACAGGATAGCGGAACAGCTGATGAAGAATGTAGAGGGAATGGTTG ATCCCAACGCGCCGCTGGAGCAGCAGCTGGCGCAGATGCGCGCGCAGCTGGCAGCGCTGGCGCAGCTGCCCGGCGTCATCCAACAGACGCTGGAGCTGGTGACCCGCCAGCTTTGCCAAATTACGCAGCAG GAAGCTCAGTCTCACCACACAGTGAAACAAGAACAGATGGCAATTGAATCTTCTGAGATGATTGAAG AATCCAATGAGACCTCCGAAACTATAATCGAAGACGTAACAGAAGAAAAAGACGAGACTCAAATAGAAGAAGTCGTTGAAAATGGAATTAAGGAAGAGGTGAAAGAAACGAAGACAGTGGTAGAGGTCAAGCAAACCAAAATGGAAGAGGTCAAAAAGGTGCAGATGACAAGGAGCGACGAAGAAATGCAGAAGATGAAGAGGGAAGAGCAGGAGATTTTGGACGAGCAGAGAAGAATTGAAAAGCAGAAGAAG GAATTAACGAACGAACTTCTTGGCCAAGAGTACGAAGAGATGCTTCAGGAGACGCCCCACGAGATAGCTCTTAGGTTTATCAAT AAAGTAATGGCGAACCCTCAGCGTGACCAAGAGTCCTGTCAGAAGCAGAGGCCATCAATATCTTCTTCAAACGGACCTAAGACTGAGGACAAAAAG GAATTAATGGCGGACCTCCAGTTAGACCAGGAGGCCAGACAGCTGAAGCAGAGGCCGACGCCGCGCGTCGGCAAGCCCAAGCCCGTCTTTGGGCCTCTCACGCCGTCTGAGAGGCCGGTGGTGTTGCCCGGAGGCCGAAAGTGGAGAAAGCCTAAAGACGCGTACAATGACGCGTTCATCGCCGAAACTTTGACTGCTCAAGCTGAGCTGATACAAGGAAAAGCGCTGGG GAATACATACGAAAGCGTTCATCTGCCATACGACGAGAG GG